The Brassica oleracea var. oleracea cultivar TO1000 chromosome C7, BOL, whole genome shotgun sequence sequence GTTTATAAATTCGTGATTAATTAATAATATTTGTATGGTTAATGGCGAATGGCTAATGGTGGAGGAAGCTTCATAGAACAGATATGAGATACTCCTTGATTTATTCGCTTAAAAGCTTATAAAAGATTCAGGCATCAACGAGTCTCATGATTTAAATATACCTTCACCCACGTGGGACGAACAATATAACTGGTAGATGGATATAGCATTAGTCAATGTACATTTTGTTTGAATCAATCAACAACATCGACCAGTCTATGATAAATACGTATATGTATCATTTTTCTTATGCATGTGAAGACTGATGTTTACTGAATGTTAGTACAAAACGAAGCTACTTGTCATGAATGATTTTAATACGCATGGTTCGCTACCTTTTTCGGTCTGGATGCAAATTTTATTGCAAATGGATCGTCCTTGATGTTGTTCAAAATGGTTCATTACGCACATCTGTATAATCTAACAACTTGATGTATAAAACGAAGCTCCCACATGTATATATAATTGAGTTATTGGACGGAAGAAACTTACTTTTTTCAATTCGACAGCGCAATAAAACCATCAAGGCATCAACAAATAGATGCGAATGAATAATGAATTTAAAGGGAATATATCATAAAACAATACATTATAATTCGTAGACTTATTTATATAAACGATCCCAATCATTTAGGCATAACCTTAAAATTAAACCAACATGTCGATAAGCCCATATCCAATGATAGATCACGCAAGACAACTAGCTAGGGATGTCGTTTTAGGTACACATTTTATTTTGTGTTATACTTTGGAAGAGAGAAGGATGACCAAACTCAATTTGCATTTTTCGAACTTTTTTATAGGCATAGTTATTAGGAGATTGTAGAGATTACGACTTCAATATATTTTTGATTGATAGATTTGTATATACTGTTTCTAAGTAAACTATGTATTTTACTTGAACTAGTAATACGAATATATTAAATCCGTCAAATAAACATGAATATTTTGAAGTTTGAACTATATAACTCGACTTAACCAATAATTTTGTGGATATTGTTGTATAAGGTTGCGTTCTATATAAAAGATACAATCTAAGATTCCTATGAAAAACAAGATTTATATACCGGTGTGCACCAATAATCAATCTTGACGTAGAATATAGCTTGCTTACAAATGTCTGGTCAACTTTGTGATCATTTAAAATTTTAGAAGTAGTTCGAGTTTAAATGAAATCAGTGTAATTACTAAACTATAGCTAAATCATACCATACCATTAAATATGTATAATCAGAAGTGAGCTTTGTAGGCAACTAGATAGAGATGATGACCTTGGAAACTGCGACATCAGCTTCCTGAATCCTGAAGCCCTTGCATGTGGCGAGATGCTCTTCTTTTGTCAAACACCTCGCTTTTTGTTTTCTTTATTGTTTCCTAAGCTTATACACTAGTATATGGTAGTAGTTTAAAATTGAAACCTTTTTACTTCCACAAGTTAAATAAGTACGATTTGTATTATAAAAACTTAACTATAAGACCTTTAAATGTGAACACTTGACGCTTATAATATATATATGATGGCTGATCTAAAGCAAAAATTCAATTAATTTTTTTAAAAAAATAAAGATTAAACTCGGATCTATTAAAAACACATATCTGATTCCGGGTGGAAGGTGTAACCCACGGATAGACTTTCTTCCAAATATTCAAATGGGACAAAAAAACAGTAGTCTATATCCGTGTACGATGACCAGAAAAATGAGATTTAGTTTCGCAAGAAAAGATTGGATTGTAATTCAACTAATTTTGAACTTCTCGAAATATTTACATGCATGGTATGAGATTGGATTCTTCAATTCGTCGTGTTCGGTGCAATTAAAACCATATACAAGCTACTGTATTATTATACGAATTACATTTAACTTTGTAGATTTGCAAGAAAAATAATCGTTCTCATTATTATTCAAACTGTTTAAGTAATGTTAAATTCCACTAAACGAATTTCATTGTAGCATTATTTAATAATGTATGTAAACTTTATAATTCATCAACACTTGGTGGAGATAAACAAACTCCTAACTCGAACGTAGTTGAATATCAAAACATGCACATCCGCATTACATTCTGCAAAAGCATAGCTAAAACAAGGTTAGACAAAAAAAAAATCCCACAAAAGAAAATGCATTGCATGTATGGAAATCTTCGGATATTTTATTTTTATATAATTGATGTAGTTGTTGAAATTTGAACAGCCAGTTGGTTTTGGTACGTTGTGCATGTGTGTTTATGTGATCAGGGATCTCCTTGTTTAATGAATTAATTTGATCTCCATAGCTGAAGCCAATTTTATTGGATATACCTTATTAGATATCTTTAACTAATTATTGGTTGAGTATATAATGAAAACATCTAAGCAGTGGATAATTATTTGTGTCAAAAGAATTATTTTTAAGGCCATGCGTCCATGATCCATATGTGATATGTCCCCTGCTCAAGTACATACTACAAGAGAAAATAATGTTTTTAAATCAATGACAGTTGCGGGAATCATGAAAACATAGAAGCTTGGGGGTGAGGAATGGGTTGGGGTTATTAACAGTTTGAAAATAGTTTTTGTTGTAAGATTATTTTCTTACTTCAAAATTGGCAGTGACATCTTGTTGCACAACTTTACTTCAAAAACAGCTGAGATGAAAATGATTACAAAAACGCCGCTTTCCAATCCACTATATAATACTTTGCAAATGAAGGTCACATTAAGTCAATAGTTTATGAGAAATGAAGAATCGTTTAGTGGTATTATCCAAGAAAAGAAAGACTATTCGGGTGAAACATAATTAAGATGAAGATATAATAGTAATCTGCATGCTCTATAATTATGTTTAAAATATACTCTTCATCTTAATTTAATCATTATTCATGCTAATTTATGATTAATTCTACTATTCAAACTTTAGCTTAGTTCTTAATTGTTTGTTACTTCTCTTTTGTTTGATTCGTTTTAGTTGTTTGACGTTTGCTTGCTTTGCATGTTAGTACTTGTTAAGTTTGAGTCTCTGATTACCTTGTTTAATTGTCCACTTTCATCTTAAAGAAAAAAAGACTACCAACAACAACAAAAATTGCCTTTAATTTAATCCAATTATAGCCTCAGTTTTATCATATATAAATAAAAAAACTTAACTTGATTACATCAAATTTTACGTATCAAAACATCTTAACCAAAATGAAAATAATATAATTAAGATAAAATGTAAATTAAGGACTGTTCTGTAGAATGAAACTTTATGTTTGATTAGTTGTCAAAGTAATGAAGAGGATCAATAAGATTTGATTCCGATCGGATTCATATTTTATAAAAAAAATATTTTTAAAATAATATGCCAATATTAAAAAAAACAGAAAGAAAAGGATATATAGACAGTGTAATATAGTGTAGCAGCCAGCAGGAGAATGCATGTGGACAAAATCTACGGTAGATATTATTTCATAGTTTTTAAACTAGTCATGGTGTATACATTCTCTCCACTATGCTATGGTTTATGGTAATATGTTATCAGGATATATTAGTGATTTTTATAAGTTTTGTTATTGTTTTACCGTCCAAGTTTAAATATGCGTATGATTTGATATTTGTATCTTTTGTACATTATGTTTTTGACATCTACTCCCGAAAAAACGTGAAGCTAAATTCTCTATAATTTATTTTTGAAAATATGATTTCTTTTAAATTCATGTGAAAGACACAAATTCTCATTATCGTTGATCTATCTGATAGTTCTTGCGAGTTTCTTGGAATAAGGAACCGATTATAAGGCGAAGATAAGGCCTACTGCAGACGATAGGAGAGACCCACATGGAAATTCACGGACGAGATCGATTAATAAATGTTACGTTCTCATCAATAAGAGATCTCAAAATCTCTGAGAACACACACTAAACTAACCAACAGTCATGGAATATATTTGTGGCAAGCCATATGACAGTTCATGGTTAGCATAAACTTTACATTCATTCAAAAAAAAAACATTCGTTTGAATTCTTGCTTTGCTAGCCTTGTAGCAAATTTGATCAATGAATATGATCGACACGCCTTGGACTATCCGAAACGTGCAACTAGTATATGGAGACTATCTCGTGAGCTCTGTCCACCCTAGACCGAAGCCGAGGACGTTTATCTCAATAATTCGTTTTTAGGCAAAATATGATTACCACTCAAAACCTATAAGTATATTAAACATTGATCACTCAAAATCAAGTTTACTGATAATCCTGCTTATTATAATGAAATTGAAAGTGGCGTCATTACTAAGAAAGAATATTAACTCGTCAGCATCTGACCTACCAAGTGGCACACACCTGTTCGTTCCTTGTCTTTTTAAAATGTGACCCTTTGCTACTTAATTATTTATTTATGGAGTTGTCAAGGCTAGGAGAGATGTTTGGGGGTATCACATGATTCACGACATACCTACAATAATAATAAACTAGGATAATTTAGCTAATATATAAATCTATAGTAATTAGTATTATGTTGGGCTAATACTAAATTAGGCTAATACTAAATTAGGCTAATTTTAGCTAATACTAACCGATGCTCGTTTTATTTTATGAAGTATCCATAGGCCAAAAACTCGGCCTCGCTTATAAAGGAGGCTAAGGAGCCAGAACCAGAACTGAATAAAATTTTAAAGGTTATAAAAGGTTAAACAATTAAATTTTTTTATGAAGTATCCATAGTGTAATACTATTAATAAATTATGAAAATTAAATATTTTCTACTATTTTCTAGATATAAATCGAATGGAAAAATCATTTAATTTTGGTGAGACCATTCTCAAAGCAAGGACGGCATCGACTATGTCTCTGACTTTTAGTTGGATAATCATAACAGAATTAAAACACGTTTTAAGAGCATAAATTTATTTGCATAATGACCTTTTAACTCCCTTATATGGGAAAGACAGCACGGGTGTATAGATGTAGTGTATATAACCGGGACTTTTTCTTGATTTAGATACGTGTGAGTATATGATATAGTAGCATTGATTTATTTAAATTTGGTTAAAGTACTTCTTAACATTTTTAATAAATTATTAGGCTTGGCGTACACTAAATAAAAAATCGATATAAGAATATAAGATAGTGATAATTTTTTCTGATCAACTTATAAGATAGTGATCATTAGATCAGATTTACATTATTCAGTTTACTGTATTATTTAATTTACATTAGTTGCGAATCGATACATGGAGTTAGAAAAAACTATAAAATGTAAATTTGCGAAGAAATAAAATTTGTGAATGTACACACGTGTCTTTTACAAGAAGCTTTTTTTTTTAATAGAAAAGTACATTTGAATCTGTAATATGAATATGACTTTGATATGTATTATATTACATTCAAGTCGTTTTACGTTATATTATATAGTTCGATTGTTTTCCTTTTCCACCTTTTTTGTTGTATGTCCCTTACAGAAGCCTTTAGATATATTACATCCCATAAAGGTAAAACAAGAATCACAAAGCTATTTTTATCTCATTGATCTCCAAACAAAATCTTCTTTCTTTTTTTTGACAACCAGCAAAGTTATTGACAGATACATGATTTATTATTATAAATATAATAACAAAGTGTTAATATAATAAAACAAGTATACTTTGAGAAAGTTGTGAATCACAGCCCATAAAGCGGCAGAAGGAAAACAAAAACAAAACAAAAATACTACACAAAAGCCCAAGCCTCAAGCTATTTTACTGATAATTTTTTGGTACATTGTTGATTTTAATTAGATTAGTATCTCTAATATAACTCGAGAAAATTTTGAAATTGTGATTCTACTTTTATTATTAAATAGTGATATCAATTTATCAAGAGGACATAATAAAAATACCATTTTTCAAAAAAAGTATTATTTTAATTTTTTTAGCATTTTAATATTAATTAAAAATTAACTATTTGATAAAAGAATTCAATTAATTTTATGTTATCATTATCTTCATCTGACATGAATGTCGATAACATTATGATCTATGTAAGCGTATTTTATGTGTGTTGTCATAAAACCATACTGTAAATTTACATATATACTAGAAATAGTTATAACCTTGTACTTTACTGCTAATTTCCTACATAGACCATACATGATACACCCTACATGAAAATACTGTAATAAACCGTTAGATATTCATCTATGTAATTAGTGGGTCAATACGAGGATAATATTATAATAACTAGCAAGCTCCGATCTATATATTTAAATGTTTTGTAGTCATTTGTGTTGGAAGTCATCCACAACCGAGGAAAATAGCAAAAAAATATATGATAAATCATGATTAAAATATTACACAATCATTGTAATTTATAAAATGATATTCTTGTCAGAATTAATTGCGAAATCAAAATAAGGGCATAAAATCTATGTAATGTATGTATGTTTATGTGTGTGTGGGACGTATCTAATGAAATCTGGACACAATCTGATCCAGCGATGCAGTAGTTACTGATCTTAAAACCAAAACATAAAAAAAAGATTTTTTCTTTCTAAAAAGATAAAATAAACATCTTATAAAGAAGAGATCACCATTGGAGATCTCTCCGATTCCTCAGCTCAAAGCATACCAACCAACCCCACATACATACACACACAAGTATTGTTGCGTTTTCTCTCTCTAAGAAGACTTTCTCTTCCTACGTCTTGGTATTATTATTTGTTCCGGTGTAATACATCAAGAAATGGGTAGTAGTTTCTTTGGGAGACCAAAAATGGGTGGATCTTCGTCTTCATCACCGACATCGTCTTCTCCGGCAAAGAGAGGGAAGAACAAGAATGGTTCTGACAAGCCTAAGCAGCCGCAGAGAGGTCTGGGTGTGGCACAGTTGGAGAAGATTAGATTACACGGCGAACTTAATTGCAACAGTTTCAGTACTTACCCTTCTTATCATCCCTCAACTTTCAGTCCTCAGGTACAAATTTCCCGTACATATACATATGTGTATAGATCCATGTAGATATAGTCAAAACCTTTTAGAATTTTATCAGAATTAATAACTCTGGTTTGATCATGATTACTAAATGTTTGAAGTATTTGCCTTTGTGTGTGTGTGTGTGAATGTTTTGGAGATTTCAGCTAAGGTTTAATTAGTAAGGAAGCATATTTGCATTTATAGCTTAACACATCATCATTCATCACGAAAACAAAATCTATGTTTTCATAGGTATAAATTGATTTTTTGAATTATATAGTTTTAGATACTGATTCATCATTTTGCTTGTTTCATCTTGTTGTATAATGTAGGATGATGTGAGAAGTCAAGGTGAATATCCATCTATACCATATTCATCGTCGTCGGTTCATTATGGCATTCATCCAAACATGATGGTAAATATATAGGCCACATTTATTGTTGTGTATGTGTGTGTGAATATATATTGTATCTAGTAGTATCATTTATTTGCTTTCACAAAATTATGATACACATCACATAATTGTTCTTAAATGCATATTTTTTTAGATTTATATGAAATTTCAGTTAGATTCTTAATTGCATTTGAAATCATTTTAATTTCTAATATAAACTTAATATGTAAAATCTCCAATTATACTCACATTGATTATCAGATTTTTTTAGCTATCAACATAAAAGAATTCTTAAACAAGTTTCATATCGAACTCTAATCTTTAGACTAATTATAGACGTGAATTAAAAATCAAATAAGATCCATTAATTATACTTAATAGTATGATTATAGGTTTTTATTTAAGCATTCTTCATTATTCTATTTGTGATCTCACAGATGAATGCAAGTAATGATCAATACGAGAGAACAACCACAAGATACATAGATGCTCAGCCTTACATAGCACCAAGGTCCGTACACATTGTTAGAGTTTCATCATACATAATATTTAATTATATGGTATGGTCTTTGTATATACATCTAGATGTCTGTAATGTGTAAAGAAAGCTAATAATTTTTACAACACATGTACAGTTGGAACCCGAACTACGGTATCTTGGAGAGCCAACATTTTGTGGAACCAAACACAACCAGACACTTCTTACATGAGGTTAGTTTTTATGTAGATACATATATCATGTGTCAAGAGATTTAGTGGAACTTAATTTTGACATAATATCTGTGTTCAGTGTCTCAAAATTGTGGCTTAATAATATATGAATCTTTGAATGATTTTTTCTCATTGATATAGGATCCGAGAAATAACTCGTTGGGATCGGATATTGAGAACTTCCAGACGAGTGACGCAACTGAGCCAGATTTGGAGCTGAGATTGTCACTTTGAGTAATGAATAAATTCATATTATTTTTAAAGAGCCCATGGATTTGTTACACTAAAAAAATTAGACAATAATAATATATAATTTAGGTCATCGTTTGATTTGTGGGCATCAGATTTTGATACCATCAAGATGTTTACCTTTTCGACAAAGTATGCTTGTAAATCTACATGATTTTCATATATATCAAAGTAGTCATAAAGTCATCTCCGTATATTGTTAAGACATGCAAATGCAGTAGATTGGAATTTTCAAATATAGACGGATCATGAACGAGGTATAGGATTAACCTATACGTAAAATTACTTAAGAAACGAGGATGATGGTTCTTCACATTGTGACGGAGCATACTTGTACGTAAACAAAATCTAGACACAAGTAATTTCGGATCAGTTAAAATGTTATAAGTGATTCTTATTTTAACATTTTTACCACAAAAAAAAAACAGTGATGCGACGTAAGAAAAAAAGATGTTGGGTTCTTCAGTTTATTTTGGAAAATTAAAAGTAAAAGTGATACAGTAATATGGACTGACGGTGATTGGTATGGCATTGAAAAGAAATAAAAAATGAAACTTAAAGTTTTGAACATATAATTATGATTTTTGAACAAGACTAATAAAAAACGTGATCAGTATGCTCTTTTACTCATTATCAAGCTTTTAATCGTACAATATTTGTCTATTTACCATTGATCGAGGTTTATTGTGAATATAATACATAAGAATATTCATATACTATTGAACACCCACCGAAAGTTATTCTTGATTGATCACTAGATTTTATTTATATCATTGAAGCATGTGTTAGCGATGTGTCTTAAATATTTTGACCTTTATGAATATGATTAACCTAAATGAAGGAAGGATCTTTGTTTACAATGTTACACAGTTCACACCACCATTGACGAAATAGTACTGCATTCCAAAAGTCGGACCGAAAATTTATAAACTTATTATTTAGATTACCAACCCAATGGACCCAGCCCACTTAGGTCAATCTGATCATTTCGACCGATCAACATTGCTTAGTCCTAAGTTTGTTCAAAAGGGCTATATATGGACTGGTGACCGGTCTCTGAGCGCATGCAACCGCTAGTGATCCTTCTATTGGCCGCGTTAGCTATTTTAGATCGCACATATGTGGAGGCAAACAATGATAAAAAAAAAAAAAAAGACTGTTACATGGGGTAACCATCATATATAGATTCATAGTGGTATTGTAATATTATGGTATCGATATATAATAAGAGAGACTAGAGCTTGATCCGCGCATCCGCGCAGGTTTTTATTTTTTTTATAAATAAATATTTATTTTTTATATAATAATATATAAGTTTAAAATTATATATTAAATAATTTTTTAATATGGCATCTCTAAACATAATAATTTTATACTATATATCGGTAATTTATTTTGTTTTTTGACCCATGATTTCTCCTTAATTACCTTTTGAAAGATAAATAAAGATATTATATATGGTTTTGATTTTTATATTTTTGATTTTGTTTGTTTAGAAATACTACAAAAAACGATTTGGGTATAAGATAGCTAAGATAATACATACGTATGAATATATTAATTTGTATAATTGGTTTGAATTTTATACATAAAACCATGAATTGTCGTGGTTTATATGAAAGAAAGTTCTAATCTTCTAGGTTACAGTCAGGGCCGTGCCTGACTATAGGCTGATCAAGCACATGCTTGGGGCCCTGATGTGTATAAGTATTTTAAGGGCTAATTTTTTTAACAAAGTGTGGTTAGTTCTACTAGTCTTTGTCCATTTCTTTCCTACAAAGGGTTGGAGGTTCAATTCTTTGCCCCATAAATTTTAATGTTTTTCCATGATAAGTAATTGAAGGGCCAAAAATATATTTTGTGCTTGGGGGCCCAAAAAAGCCAGACACGGCCCTGGTTACAGTTATGTACATCAATGATAGTAGGCTTAATATTTGAAAGTAGGGAATCCGTAATATCCATATGATAGTAATGACAAATTGATTTTCTTAAAATGATTTTCATTAAAATTAAATTTAGAAATATGCATTAATTAAATAGAAAAAAATACATAATCCTAAAAAGTAGGTTATTAATTATTTTAGTTGCATTAATTAAATTGAAAAAAGACAAAGAAAACTTAAATTTAGAATTATTAAATATATTAGTGGTATGAAAGTGTAAATAATTTGCAAAATTAAGGGGTAATTTTATTTTGTACTTCTCTTTTAATAATATAGATGAATATATTAATTTGTATAATTGGTTTGAATTTTATACATAAAAACATGAATTGTTGTGGTTTATATGAAAGAAAGTTCTAATTTTATAGGTTACAGTTATGTACATCAATGATAGTAGGCTTAATATTTGAAAGTAAGAAATCCATAATGTCCATGTGATAGTAATGACAAATTGATTTTCTTAAATAATTGTTGCTATGATTTTTCGTTAAAATTAAATTTAGAAATATGCATTAATTAAATAGAAAAAGATACAGAATCCTAAAAAGTAGGTTATTAATTATTTTAGTTGCATTAACTAAATTGAAAAAAAAATAAAGAAAACTTAAATTTAGAATCATTAAATATATTAGTGGTATGAAAGTGTAAATAATTTGCAAAATTAAGGGGTAATTTTATTTTGTACTTCTCTTTTAATAATATAGATGTGATGCATAAATCCGTAAAAACTGGATATGTTTCTATAAAAAGGATATGCTATTTGCTCAAAAGTATAGTTCCATTTGTTAAGGAAGTGTACAAATGCTCATCAAACATGTGCCAGAGAGAGGCCCAGAGTTCCCTGCTGAAACCGTTGCAGTTTAATTACGGTAAAGTTTCATCTTAAACTGTACAAATTGCTCATACACTGAGTTTATTACGTAAAGTTTCATCTTAAACTCGATAAATTACGCAATTATTAGAGAAAAAAATAGTGATTAATGTTATTAAATACACATACTACATTAATCAAGTTAATCAATATACTTCAACTAATTGCGTAATTTATCAAGTTATTAGTCGATAAATTAATTGCGTAAGAAAACATTGAGTAATTATCACTCGATTTTGTAGAGTGAAAATAATTAACACAAGTCCTGTTTATTTAACAAGTTGAAAAAGTCAAAAAAAAAAAAATCTCCAGTTTAGGAAACAAAACGAAAGAACCTTAACTACACAGTTGACCAGATCCAAAATTACGAAAACACCCTCGCGTTTTCAATCAACCCTATATCCTCCTTCTCTCTCTCTCTCTCTCTCCGTCGACGCGTACGAACTGATCCCAGATTCGGTTTTTT is a genomic window containing:
- the LOC106305248 gene encoding uncharacterized protein LOC106305248, whose amino-acid sequence is MGSSFFGRPKMGGSSSSSPTSSSPAKRGKNKNGSDKPKQPQRGLGVAQLEKIRLHGELNCNSFSTYPSYHPSTFSPQDDVRSQGEYPSIPYSSSSVHYGIHPNMMMNASNDQYERTTTRYIDAQPYIAPSWNPNYGILESQHFVEPNTTRHFLHEDPRNNSLGSDIENFQTSDATEPDLELRLSL